One genomic window of Mus pahari chromosome 23, PAHARI_EIJ_v1.1, whole genome shotgun sequence includes the following:
- the Brat1 gene encoding BRCA1-associated ATM activator 1 isoform X3, with product MDPECSRLLPALCAVLADPRQLVADDTCLEKLLDWFKTVTEAESSLQLLQDHPCLMELLSYVLKPQDVNPRVLSFALRLVGVFAAQEDCFQYLQQGELLLGLFGESGAPSWAAWSIPSVRSGWIQGLCSLAHHPSALNFLADSGAVDTIFSLQGDPSLFVASAASQLLVHILALSMQGGVPGSHVPEAAAWPVCAQKIVNHVDESLHAKATPQVTQALNVLTTTFGRCHNPWTRVLWERLSRPVAHLFERDPIPAVHSLMDLLLSVARSPVLNFAACGLWEMLAQTLSRLSPTQAGPLALGTLKLQHCPQELRTQAFGVLLQPLACILKATTQAPGPPGLLDEPVGGLLTVDTLLSSKSACVGLLCQTLAHLEELQMLPQCPSPWPQAPLLQAAVTILHLCDGSADPSSSAGGRLCGTLGGCVRVQRAALDFLGTLSQGTSPLELVLEVFAILLKSLESPESSPMVLKKAFQATLRWLQNPHKTPSSSDLSPDALLFLGELFPILQKRLCSPCWEVRDSALEFLTHLIRHWGGQADFRVALCSSEVPTLALQLLQDPESYVRASAVGAAGQLSSQGLQAASASPENPQAQQGLLMDLMHILSTDSEGFPRRAVLRVFTEWLRDGHADVVRDTEWFVATVLQAVSRDLDWEVRVQGLELARVFLIQALGQPSPHCPYTVGLPGASSPRPHLEFLQTLCRLPLFEFAFCALLDCDRPVAQKACDLLLFLRDKTVPCSSPQEAGDSPNSASVEAALQRWRDGEQTQPLGDLDPEAMLAILRALDLEGLQGRLAKSSDHVEKSPQSLLQDMLATVGVLEENEADCY from the exons ATGGACCCAGAATGCTCCAGGCTCCTCCCGGCTCTCTGTGCTGTTTTGGCAGATCCCAGACAGCTGGTGGCAGATGACACCTGCTTGGAGAAACTGCTGGACTGGTTTAAAACAGTGACCGAGGCAG AGTCCAGCCTCCAACTACTACAGGACCATCCCTGCCTAATGGAGCTCCTGTCCTATGTGCTGAAGCCACAGGATGTGAACCCCAGGGTCCTCTCCTTTGCTCTGCGCCTGGTTGGGGTCTTCGCGGCCCAGGAAGACTGTTTCCAGTACCTTCAG CAGGGAGAGTTGTTGCTGGGGCTCTTTGGGGAGTCGGGTGCCCCCAGCTGGGCAGCCTGGAGCATCCCGAGTGTGCGCAGCGGCTGGATCCAGGGCCTGTGCTCCCTGGCACACCACCCCAGTGCCCTGAACTTCCTGGCTGACAGTG GTGCTGTGGACACCATCTTCTCCTTGCAGGGAGACCCCAGCCTGTTCGTCGCCTCAGCAGCCAGCCAGCTCCTAGTCCACATCCTGGCTCTGTCCATGCAAGGTGGAGTGCCAGGGTCCCATGTCCCTGAAGCTGCTGCTTGGCCTGTGTGTGCCCAGAAGATTGTGAACCACGTGGACGAGTCCTTGCATGCCAAGGCCACCCCTCAGGTCACACAGGCCCTGAATGTCCTGACTACGACCTTCGGGCGCTGCCATAACCCCTGGACAAGAGTCCTCTGGGAGCGGCTAAGTCGCCCAGTCGCCCACCTGTTTGAGAGAGACCCCATTCCAGCCGTACACTCGCTCATGGACCTTCTTCTCAGTGTGGCCAG gtCGCCTGTGTTGAATTTTGCAGCCTGTGGCCTGTGGGAGATGCTGGCCCAGACTCTGAGCCGCCTGAGCCCCACACAAGCTGGGCCTCTAGCCCTGGGGACCCTGAAACTTCAGCACTG TCCCCAGGAACTGAGGACCCAGGCCTTTGGAGTCCTCCTACAGCCACTGGCCTGTATCCTGAAAGCTACCACTCAGGCCCCTGGACCTCCAG GCTTGCTGGATGAGCCTGTGGGTGGCTTGCTGACTGTGGATACACTCCTGTCTTCAAAGTCAGCCTGTGTGGGACTCCTTTGCCAGACTCTGGCTCACCTGGAGGAGctgcagatgctg CCCCAGTGCCCCTCACCCTGGCCACAGGCGCCTCTGCTGCAAGCCGCTGTGACTATATTGCATCTCTGTGATGGCTCGGCAGACCCCAGCTCCAGTGCGGGAGGCCGTCTCTGCGGGACTCTGGGTGGCTGCGTTCGTGTCCAGCGAGCAGCTCTCGACTTCTTggggaccctgtctcaggggacGA GCCCCCTGGAGTTGGTGCTGGAGGTATTCGCTATCCTCCTGAAGTCCCTGGAGAGCCCGGAGTCCAGCCCCATG GTCCTAAAGAAGGCCTTCCAGGCTACACTCAGATggctccagaacccacataagacCCCCAGCAGCTCTGACCTCAGCCCCGATGCCCTGCTGTTCCTCGGAG AGCTATTCCCCATACTACAGAAGCGCCTGTGCAGCCCATGTTGGGAGGTGAGGGACTCGGCCCTGGAGTTCCTGACGCATCTGATCAGACATTGGGGAG GGCAGGCTGACTTCAGAGTGGCACTGTGTTCCTCAGAAGTACCCACACTtgccctccagctcctccaagaCCCAGAGAGTTATGTCCGAGCAAGTGCTGTGGGTGCCGCCGGGCAGCTCTCCAGCCAGGGTCTGCAGGCCGCTTCTGCCAGCCCCGAGAACCCGCAGGCCCAGCAG GGCCTACTCATGGACCTTATGCATATCCTGTCCACTGACTCGGAGGGCTTCCCTCGAAGGGCTGTGTTACGGGTCTTCACGGAGTGGCTGAGGGATGGCCATGCGGACGTGGTTCGAGACACGGAGTGGTTCGTGGCCACTGTTCTCCAAGCAGTGAGCCGGGATCTGGACTGGGAGGTCCGCGTGCAGGGTTTGGAGCTGGCACGGGTGTTCCTCATCCAGGCACTGGGCCAGCCCAGCCCCCACTGCCCCTATACAGTGGGCCTGCCCGGGGCCTCCTCTCCCCGCCCACACCTGGAATTCTTGCAGACTCTTTGCCGTCTGCCGCTCTTTGAGTTTGCCTTTTGTGCCTTGCTTGACTGTGACCGACCGGTTGCCCAAAAGGCCTGTGACCTGCTCCTCTTCTTGAGGGACAAGACAGTTCCCTGCAgtagccctcaggaggcaggggaCAGCCCCAACTCAGCCTCAGTGGAGGCTGCCCTGCAGAGGTGGCGGGATGGGGAGCAGACCCAGCCCCTAGGGGACCTGGATCCTGAGGCCATGCTAGCCATCCTCAGGGCCTTAGACCTGGAGGGCCTGCAAGGCAGGCTGGCCAAGAGCAGCGACCATGTGGAGAAGAGCCCACAGTCCCTGCTGCAGGACATGCTGGCCACGGTGGGTGTGTTGGAG
- the Brat1 gene encoding BRCA1-associated ATM activator 1 isoform X6, with product MQGGVPGSHVPEAAAWPVCAQKIVNHVDESLHAKATPQVTQALNVLTTTFGRCHNPWTRVLWERLSRPVAHLFERDPIPAVHSLMDLLLSVARSPVLNFAACGLWEMLAQTLSRLSPTQAGPLALGTLKLQHCPQELRTQAFGVLLQPLACILKATTQAPGPPGLLDEPVGGLLTVDTLLSSKSACVGLLCQTLAHLEELQMLPQCPSPWPQAPLLQAAVTILHLCDGSADPSSSAGGRLCGTLGGCVRVQRAALDFLGTLSQGTSPLELVLEVFAILLKSLESPESSPMVLKKAFQATLRWLQNPHKTPSSSDLSPDALLFLGELFPILQKRLCSPCWEVRDSALEFLTHLIRHWGGQADFRVALCSSEVPTLALQLLQDPESYVRASAVGAAGQLSSQGLQAASASPENPQAQQGLLMDLMHILSTDSEGFPRRAVLRVFTEWLRDGHADVVRDTEWFVATVLQAVSRDLDWEVRVQGLELARVFLIQALGQPSPHCPYTVGLPGASSPRPHLEFLQTLCRLPLFEFAFCALLDCDRPVAQKACDLLLFLRDKTVPCSSPQEAGDSPNSASVEAALQRWRDGEQTQPLGDLDPEAMLAILRALDLEGLQGRLAKSSDHVEKSPQSLLQDMLATVGVLEENEADCY from the exons ATGCAAGGTGGAGTGCCAGGGTCCCATGTCCCTGAAGCTGCTGCTTGGCCTGTGTGTGCCCAGAAGATTGTGAACCACGTGGACGAGTCCTTGCATGCCAAGGCCACCCCTCAGGTCACACAGGCCCTGAATGTCCTGACTACGACCTTCGGGCGCTGCCATAACCCCTGGACAAGAGTCCTCTGGGAGCGGCTAAGTCGCCCAGTCGCCCACCTGTTTGAGAGAGACCCCATTCCAGCCGTACACTCGCTCATGGACCTTCTTCTCAGTGTGGCCAG gtCGCCTGTGTTGAATTTTGCAGCCTGTGGCCTGTGGGAGATGCTGGCCCAGACTCTGAGCCGCCTGAGCCCCACACAAGCTGGGCCTCTAGCCCTGGGGACCCTGAAACTTCAGCACTG TCCCCAGGAACTGAGGACCCAGGCCTTTGGAGTCCTCCTACAGCCACTGGCCTGTATCCTGAAAGCTACCACTCAGGCCCCTGGACCTCCAG GCTTGCTGGATGAGCCTGTGGGTGGCTTGCTGACTGTGGATACACTCCTGTCTTCAAAGTCAGCCTGTGTGGGACTCCTTTGCCAGACTCTGGCTCACCTGGAGGAGctgcagatgctg CCCCAGTGCCCCTCACCCTGGCCACAGGCGCCTCTGCTGCAAGCCGCTGTGACTATATTGCATCTCTGTGATGGCTCGGCAGACCCCAGCTCCAGTGCGGGAGGCCGTCTCTGCGGGACTCTGGGTGGCTGCGTTCGTGTCCAGCGAGCAGCTCTCGACTTCTTggggaccctgtctcaggggacGA GCCCCCTGGAGTTGGTGCTGGAGGTATTCGCTATCCTCCTGAAGTCCCTGGAGAGCCCGGAGTCCAGCCCCATG GTCCTAAAGAAGGCCTTCCAGGCTACACTCAGATggctccagaacccacataagacCCCCAGCAGCTCTGACCTCAGCCCCGATGCCCTGCTGTTCCTCGGAG AGCTATTCCCCATACTACAGAAGCGCCTGTGCAGCCCATGTTGGGAGGTGAGGGACTCGGCCCTGGAGTTCCTGACGCATCTGATCAGACATTGGGGAG GGCAGGCTGACTTCAGAGTGGCACTGTGTTCCTCAGAAGTACCCACACTtgccctccagctcctccaagaCCCAGAGAGTTATGTCCGAGCAAGTGCTGTGGGTGCCGCCGGGCAGCTCTCCAGCCAGGGTCTGCAGGCCGCTTCTGCCAGCCCCGAGAACCCGCAGGCCCAGCAG GGCCTACTCATGGACCTTATGCATATCCTGTCCACTGACTCGGAGGGCTTCCCTCGAAGGGCTGTGTTACGGGTCTTCACGGAGTGGCTGAGGGATGGCCATGCGGACGTGGTTCGAGACACGGAGTGGTTCGTGGCCACTGTTCTCCAAGCAGTGAGCCGGGATCTGGACTGGGAGGTCCGCGTGCAGGGTTTGGAGCTGGCACGGGTGTTCCTCATCCAGGCACTGGGCCAGCCCAGCCCCCACTGCCCCTATACAGTGGGCCTGCCCGGGGCCTCCTCTCCCCGCCCACACCTGGAATTCTTGCAGACTCTTTGCCGTCTGCCGCTCTTTGAGTTTGCCTTTTGTGCCTTGCTTGACTGTGACCGACCGGTTGCCCAAAAGGCCTGTGACCTGCTCCTCTTCTTGAGGGACAAGACAGTTCCCTGCAgtagccctcaggaggcaggggaCAGCCCCAACTCAGCCTCAGTGGAGGCTGCCCTGCAGAGGTGGCGGGATGGGGAGCAGACCCAGCCCCTAGGGGACCTGGATCCTGAGGCCATGCTAGCCATCCTCAGGGCCTTAGACCTGGAGGGCCTGCAAGGCAGGCTGGCCAAGAGCAGCGACCATGTGGAGAAGAGCCCACAGTCCCTGCTGCAGGACATGCTGGCCACGGTGGGTGTGTTGGAG